A stretch of the Verrucomicrobiia bacterium genome encodes the following:
- a CDS encoding ABC transporter permease gives MNPRLSRLLASLGPLIGLAFVVGLFSLSPEVRPYFLTGGNFKIILTQTVIVATGALGMTLIIVSGGIDLSVGSVVALTSVVAAQLVLLGLPPSAVVLLTLLTGVLIGSLNGAIIARFGMMPFIVTLGMMGVVRGAAKWLAGNQTVNPQPSPLNGLMALSQPQQLFPLPIGVWVAITLALLMAVVLRQTVFGRYIFAIGSNEATARLCGIRVALHKLFIYGLAGVFFGLAGLMQFSRLTLGDPSVAIGLELDVIAAVVIGGASLSGGTGSIAGSMIGALMMAVLRNGSNQMGWPTYMQEIIIGIVIVLAVGLDKWRQSRAARQRG, from the coding sequence ATGAACCCCCGGTTGTCCCGCCTCCTCGCCTCCCTCGGCCCCCTCATCGGCCTCGCCTTCGTCGTCGGCCTCTTCTCCCTCAGCCCCGAGGTCCGCCCCTACTTCCTCACCGGCGGGAACTTCAAGATCATCCTCACCCAGACCGTCATCGTCGCCACCGGCGCCCTCGGCATGACCCTCATCATCGTCTCCGGTGGCATCGATCTCAGTGTCGGCTCCGTCGTCGCCCTCACCAGCGTCGTCGCCGCCCAACTCGTCCTCCTTGGCCTTCCCCCCTCCGCCGTCGTCCTCCTCACCCTCCTCACCGGCGTTCTCATCGGCTCCCTCAACGGCGCCATCATTGCCCGCTTCGGCATGATGCCCTTCATCGTCACCCTCGGCATGATGGGCGTCGTCCGCGGCGCCGCCAAATGGCTGGCCGGCAACCAGACCGTCAATCCCCAGCCCTCCCCCCTCAACGGTCTCATGGCCCTCTCCCAGCCCCAGCAACTCTTCCCGCTCCCCATCGGCGTCTGGGTCGCCATCACCCTCGCCCTCCTCATGGCCGTCGTCCTTCGCCAGACCGTCTTCGGACGCTACATCTTCGCCATCGGCTCCAACGAGGCCACCGCCCGCCTCTGCGGCATCCGGGTCGCCCTCCACAAACTCTTCATCTATGGCCTCGCCGGCGTCTTCTTCGGTCTCGCCGGCCTCATGCAGTTCTCCCGCCTCACCCTCGGCGATCCCTCCGTCGCCATCGGTCTCGAACTCGACGTCATCGCCGCCGTCGTCATCGGCGGAGCCAGCCTCTCCGGCGGCACCGGCAGCATCGCCGGTTCCATGATCGGCGCCCTCATGATGGCCGTCCTCCGCAATGGCTCCAACCAGATGGGCTGGCCCACCTACATGCAGGAAATCATCATCGGCATCGTCATCGTCCTCGCCGTCGGACTCGACAAGTGGCGCCAGTCCCGCGCCGCCCGCCAGCGCGGCTGA
- a CDS encoding alanine--glyoxylate aminotransferase family protein, translated as MGHVKLHIPGPVEVSRKTFEAFCRPMIGHRGQGFKDLYGRIQPGLQAVFGTRRLVYLSTSSAWGVMEASIRNLVRRKVLTCMCGAFSDKWLDVAKRCGVEAEALQVPWGSPIRAEEVDRRLAGGGFDALTLIHNETSCGLMNPLEEIAALKGKYPDVLFVVDVVSSLSAVPMSFDGLGVDVMLAGVQKAFALPPGLALFACSAAALERAATAGDRGYYFDFVEFQKNAEQNMTPSTPSIGHVHALESKLEDILSEGLEARYARHVETNGMLRDWAVGHGFTLFPEAGYESRTLVCVNNGARPGGRTVDVAALQKRVKDRGILIDGGYGKIKGTTFRLSNMGDETPETIRTLIGVLDEAIAGL; from the coding sequence ATGGGTCACGTCAAGCTGCACATTCCCGGACCGGTGGAGGTGAGTCGGAAGACATTCGAGGCATTCTGCCGGCCGATGATCGGGCATCGGGGCCAGGGGTTTAAGGACCTGTACGGGCGGATTCAGCCCGGGCTGCAGGCGGTGTTTGGGACGCGGAGGCTGGTGTATTTGAGCACCTCTTCGGCGTGGGGGGTGATGGAGGCGTCCATCCGGAACCTGGTGCGCCGGAAGGTGCTGACGTGCATGTGCGGGGCGTTTTCGGACAAGTGGCTGGATGTGGCGAAGCGGTGCGGGGTGGAGGCGGAGGCGTTGCAGGTGCCGTGGGGATCGCCGATCCGGGCGGAGGAGGTGGACCGGCGGCTTGCGGGGGGCGGGTTCGATGCGCTGACGTTGATCCACAACGAGACGAGCTGCGGATTGATGAACCCGCTGGAGGAGATTGCGGCGTTGAAGGGGAAGTACCCGGACGTGCTGTTCGTCGTGGACGTGGTGAGTTCGTTGAGCGCGGTGCCGATGTCGTTCGATGGGCTGGGGGTGGACGTGATGCTGGCGGGCGTGCAGAAGGCGTTTGCCTTGCCGCCAGGGCTGGCATTGTTCGCGTGTTCGGCGGCGGCGCTGGAGCGGGCGGCGACGGCGGGGGATCGCGGGTATTACTTCGACTTCGTGGAGTTTCAGAAGAATGCGGAACAGAACATGACGCCGAGCACGCCGAGCATCGGGCATGTGCATGCGCTGGAGAGCAAGCTGGAGGACATCCTGTCGGAGGGGTTGGAGGCCCGGTATGCGCGGCATGTGGAGACGAACGGGATGCTGCGGGATTGGGCGGTGGGGCACGGGTTCACGCTGTTTCCGGAGGCGGGGTATGAGTCGCGAACGCTGGTGTGTGTGAACAATGGGGCGCGGCCGGGGGGACGGACGGTTGATGTGGCGGCGTTGCAGAAGCGGGTGAAGGACCGGGGAATTCTGATCGACGGGGGTTATGGCAAGATCAAGGGGACGACCTTCCGACTTTCCAACATGGGGGACGAGACGCCGGAGACGATCCGGACGTTGATCGGGGTGCTGGACGAGGCGATCGCGGGGTTGTAG
- a CDS encoding sugar ABC transporter ATP-binding protein, whose amino-acid sequence MNARLAMRQVEKSFGATRALRGVSLDLAPGEVLALIGENGAGKSTLMKVLSGACRPDAGRIELDGAPFVPDSPLHARRSGIAMIYQELTLAPHLSIEENILLGDEPARWGWLDRRRRRDLAHRALEELHHPGLPLDTPAGACPLATQQIVEIARALVRQPRVLILDEPTSSLTQRDAETLFAVVRRLRERGVSVIYISHFLEECRAICDRYTVLRDGESVGSGTMAEADLNHIIRLMVGRDVRDIYPRIPHALGTPVLQVSRLAGRRKPASASFTLRAGEILGIAGLVGAGRTETLRAIFGLDDAPAGSVTVLDRNTTGLGPRHLLNAGVGLLSEDRKSEGLLLQRHLADNVTLTRLAPVSRFGLVSARRQQALTGEWMRRLDVRARGPAQPVGELSGGNQQKIAVARLLHHQARILLLDEPTRGIDVGSKAHIYRLIGELAAQGKAIVFVSSYLPELLGVCDTIGVMCRGRLREIRPVADWTEHDIMAAAIGQSAAEDPPSPDLS is encoded by the coding sequence ATGAACGCCCGCCTCGCCATGCGGCAGGTCGAGAAGTCCTTCGGCGCCACCCGCGCCCTGCGGGGCGTCTCCCTCGATCTCGCCCCCGGCGAGGTCCTCGCCCTCATCGGCGAGAATGGCGCCGGCAAGAGCACCCTCATGAAGGTGCTCAGCGGCGCCTGCCGGCCCGATGCCGGCCGCATCGAACTCGACGGCGCCCCCTTCGTCCCCGATTCCCCCCTGCACGCCAGACGCTCGGGGATCGCCATGATCTACCAGGAACTCACCCTGGCCCCCCACCTCAGCATCGAGGAAAACATCCTCCTCGGCGATGAACCCGCCCGCTGGGGCTGGCTCGACCGCCGCCGCCGCCGCGACCTCGCCCACCGCGCCCTCGAAGAACTCCACCACCCGGGACTCCCCCTCGACACCCCCGCCGGCGCCTGCCCCCTCGCCACCCAGCAAATCGTCGAAATCGCCCGCGCCCTCGTCCGCCAACCCCGCGTCCTCATCCTCGACGAACCCACCAGCAGCCTCACCCAGCGCGACGCCGAAACCCTCTTCGCCGTCGTCCGACGCCTCCGCGAACGCGGCGTCAGCGTCATCTATATCAGCCATTTCCTCGAGGAGTGCCGTGCCATCTGCGACCGCTATACCGTCCTCCGCGATGGCGAAAGTGTCGGCTCCGGAACCATGGCCGAGGCCGACCTCAACCACATCATCCGCCTCATGGTCGGCCGCGATGTCCGCGACATCTACCCGCGCATCCCCCACGCCCTCGGCACCCCCGTCCTCCAGGTCTCCCGCCTCGCCGGCCGCCGCAAACCCGCCTCCGCCTCCTTCACCCTCCGTGCCGGAGAAATCCTCGGCATCGCCGGCCTCGTCGGAGCCGGCCGCACCGAAACCCTCCGCGCCATCTTCGGTCTCGATGATGCCCCCGCCGGCTCCGTCACCGTCCTGGATCGCAACACCACCGGTCTCGGCCCACGCCACCTCCTGAACGCCGGCGTCGGCCTCCTCAGCGAGGACCGCAAGTCCGAAGGTCTCCTCCTCCAACGACACCTCGCCGACAACGTCACCCTCACCCGCCTCGCCCCAGTCTCCCGCTTCGGTCTCGTCTCCGCCCGCCGCCAGCAGGCCCTCACCGGGGAATGGATGCGCCGCCTCGACGTCCGCGCCCGCGGCCCCGCCCAGCCCGTCGGCGAACTGTCCGGTGGCAATCAGCAGAAAATTGCCGTGGCCCGCCTCCTCCATCACCAGGCGCGCATCCTCCTCCTGGACGAACCCACCCGCGGCATCGACGTCGGCAGCAAGGCCCACATCTACCGCCTCATCGGCGAACTCGCCGCCCAGGGCAAGGCCATCGTCTTCGTCAGCTCCTACCTCCCCGAACTCCTCGGCGTCTGCGATACCATCGGCGTCATGTGCCGCGGCCGCCTCCGCGAAATCCGCCCCGTCGCCGACTGGACCGAACACGACATCATGGCCGCTGCCATCGGCCAGTCCGCAGCCGAAGATCCCCCGTCACCCGACCTTTCATGA
- a CDS encoding beta-propeller fold lactonase family protein, whose amino-acid sequence MLGPLPIPRTARRLALARLILAGLLPALPQSATAQLMISGNENKIDLDSGAARTVPGANPDSLTLLDFSVFPPRVQHIDDIPNSVIGPPSNLAITPDNRHAIVADSLRLDPLDPSRWIPESTLRVVDLTLQPPRVVGEARAGSQPSGLSITPDGSRVLVANRADGTVSLLRLDGPHLSHLQTVPVAAPEDSVSDVAVHPNGRLVLASVQKGGYLAVLLLDGDTLRPTDRKVSVYGQPYRCVITPDGRLALTAGQGHGNGLDPDAMSVIDLTVDPIRTHDYVALGAVPESIEIHPRGHLVAAVLMNGSNLGPADPLRTANGSLVLLRRQGNRFTVVQEVLIGRIPEGVAFSPDGRHLVVQCHPDRELWIYRVRGHRLRDTGIRIPTPGMPSSLRAGR is encoded by the coding sequence ATGCTCGGCCCCCTCCCAATCCCGCGAACAGCCCGCCGCCTGGCGCTCGCCCGTCTCATCCTCGCCGGCCTCCTCCCCGCGCTGCCCCAATCGGCGACAGCGCAACTGATGATCTCGGGCAACGAGAACAAGATCGACCTCGATTCCGGTGCCGCCCGCACCGTCCCAGGCGCCAATCCCGATTCCCTCACCCTGCTCGACTTCTCCGTCTTCCCGCCCCGAGTTCAGCATATCGACGACATTCCCAATTCCGTTATCGGCCCCCCTTCCAACCTCGCCATCACCCCCGACAACCGCCACGCCATCGTCGCCGACTCCCTCCGCCTGGATCCCCTCGATCCCTCCCGCTGGATCCCCGAGTCCACCCTCCGTGTCGTGGACCTCACCCTCCAGCCTCCCCGCGTCGTCGGCGAAGCCCGCGCCGGCAGCCAGCCCAGCGGGCTCTCCATCACACCCGATGGCTCCCGTGTCCTCGTCGCCAACCGCGCCGATGGCACCGTCTCCCTTCTGCGGCTCGATGGTCCGCACCTCTCCCACCTCCAGACTGTCCCGGTGGCCGCACCCGAGGACAGCGTCTCGGACGTCGCCGTCCATCCCAATGGCCGCCTTGTCCTCGCCAGCGTCCAAAAGGGCGGTTACCTCGCCGTACTCCTACTCGATGGCGACACCCTCCGCCCCACCGACCGGAAGGTCTCCGTCTATGGCCAGCCCTATCGCTGTGTCATCACCCCCGATGGCCGCCTCGCCCTCACCGCCGGCCAAGGCCATGGCAACGGTCTCGATCCCGACGCCATGTCCGTCATCGACCTCACCGTGGACCCCATCCGCACCCACGACTACGTCGCCCTCGGCGCCGTTCCCGAATCCATCGAGATTCATCCCCGCGGCCACCTCGTCGCCGCGGTCCTCATGAACGGTTCCAACCTCGGCCCCGCCGATCCCCTCCGCACCGCCAACGGCTCCCTCGTCCTCCTCCGCCGCCAAGGCAACCGCTTTACCGTCGTCCAGGAAGTCCTCATCGGCCGCATCCCCGAAGGTGTCGCCTTCAGCCCGGACGGACGTCACCTCGTCGTGCAATGCCATCCCGACCGGGAACTCTGGATCTACCGGGTGCGCGGCCACCGCCTCCGGGACACCGGCATCCGCATCCCCACCCCCGGAATGCCCTCATCCCTCCGCGCCGGACGATAG
- a CDS encoding tripartite tricarboxylate transporter permease, which produces MTELLQPQILGPLILAMLFGLFVGATPGLTATMAVALIVPISFELDNPTASLAMIIGVSFAAIFAGDIPAIYLRIPGTPASAATTLDGHAMARQGRAGHALSLALFSSCLGGLVGVLILMFLAPQLAKFALRFSNFEYFWLGILGLSLSAAVSGGSTIKGLLAAALGMLLSTVGIDLVSGTPRFTFGQSDLMSGVGFIPVMIGLFGLSEVLRNVARGESMSAPSVRPDDHIRPLHSLLTLLRHKLTLVRASIVGTFTGALPGAGADIAAWAAYGIEKKSARNPERLGKGDERGVVAPAGAHNAAVAGAWIPALVFGIPGDTVTAIVIGAVLVYNLKPGPLIFEQSAAQVEAIFGIALITQLLLLPCGYLAFKTFGGILRLPRNLIMTAVVVFSVVGAFALRNSLFDVGIMVAAGWVGYFLESRRIPVAPLILGLILGPMVEENLRTGLIKSQGAFLPFVTRPICLVLWLLLVLSLVGPRIARLLRKAPGPSPDTLIPRA; this is translated from the coding sequence ATGACGGAACTGCTCCAACCGCAGATCCTCGGGCCGCTCATTCTGGCCATGCTCTTCGGCCTGTTTGTGGGCGCCACCCCCGGCCTCACGGCTACCATGGCCGTCGCCCTCATCGTCCCCATCAGCTTCGAACTCGACAACCCCACCGCCAGCCTCGCCATGATCATCGGGGTCAGCTTCGCCGCCATCTTCGCCGGCGACATCCCCGCCATCTACCTCCGCATCCCCGGCACCCCAGCCTCCGCCGCCACCACACTCGACGGCCACGCCATGGCCCGACAAGGCCGCGCCGGCCACGCCCTCTCCCTCGCCCTCTTCAGCTCCTGCCTCGGCGGCCTCGTCGGTGTGCTGATCCTCATGTTCCTCGCCCCGCAACTCGCCAAGTTCGCGCTGCGCTTCAGCAATTTCGAATACTTCTGGCTGGGCATTCTCGGGCTTAGCCTCAGCGCCGCCGTCAGCGGCGGCTCCACCATCAAAGGCCTCCTCGCCGCCGCCCTCGGCATGCTCCTCTCCACCGTTGGCATCGACCTCGTCAGCGGCACCCCCCGCTTCACCTTCGGCCAGTCCGACCTCATGAGCGGCGTCGGCTTCATCCCCGTCATGATCGGCCTCTTCGGCCTCTCCGAAGTCCTTCGCAATGTCGCCCGGGGCGAGTCCATGTCCGCCCCCTCCGTCCGCCCAGACGACCACATCCGCCCCCTCCATAGCCTCCTCACCCTCCTCCGCCACAAGCTGACTCTCGTCCGAGCCTCCATCGTCGGCACCTTCACCGGAGCCCTGCCCGGCGCCGGCGCCGACATCGCCGCCTGGGCCGCCTACGGCATCGAAAAGAAATCCGCCCGAAATCCGGAACGGCTCGGAAAGGGCGACGAACGCGGCGTCGTTGCGCCTGCCGGCGCCCACAACGCCGCCGTCGCCGGCGCCTGGATCCCCGCCCTCGTCTTCGGCATCCCCGGTGACACCGTCACCGCCATCGTCATTGGCGCCGTGCTCGTGTACAACCTCAAGCCCGGCCCCCTCATCTTCGAACAAAGCGCCGCCCAGGTGGAGGCCATCTTCGGCATCGCCCTCATCACCCAACTCCTCCTCCTCCCCTGCGGCTACCTCGCCTTCAAGACCTTCGGCGGCATCCTCCGCCTCCCCCGCAACCTCATCATGACCGCCGTCGTCGTCTTCTCCGTCGTCGGCGCCTTCGCCCTTCGCAACAGCCTCTTCGATGTCGGGATCATGGTCGCCGCCGGCTGGGTCGGCTATTTCCTCGAATCCCGACGCATCCCCGTCGCCCCCCTCATCCTTGGTCTCATCCTGGGCCCCATGGTCGAAGAGAATCTCCGAACCGGCCTCATCAAGTCCCAGGGCGCCTTCCTGCCCTTTGTCACCCGCCCCATCTGCCTCGTCCTCTGGCTCCTCCTCGTCCTCTCCCTCGTCGGCCCCAGGATCGCCCGCCTCCTTCGCAAAGCCCCAGGTCCATCCCCGGATACTCTCATCCCCCGCGCCTGA
- a CDS encoding tripartite tricarboxylate transporter substrate binding protein — MRQESSVLHPPPATTPMILRSLLNPRAWLAAGLLALLPGCRPGEAVDPNVSPAEGYPRRAVTLICPWAAGGGTDRIARFVAEQLQRRLGRPVVVVNRIGGSGAAGHQAGADAAPDGYTLTMATFELNTMHWMGISELTHRDFTPLIQLNGDAAALIVRQDAPWTSVTQLIDHIRQNPRQLSMSGTSTGGAWDLARAGFLMAAGLTVDSVVWVPTQGSAPSLVELLGGHVDLVCCSVPEAASQIEAGQLRVLAVMSRERLAEFPDLPTVLEAGIDWEAIGWRGIVLPRGVHPDIVALLQSHLQTITESPEFAEFMRLNGFATARRGPHDFTAFLEAQDAQWRTVIEAAGYARP, encoded by the coding sequence ATGCGCCAGGAATCCAGCGTCCTCCATCCCCCTCCCGCCACAACCCCAATGATCCTTCGCTCCCTCCTCAACCCCCGCGCCTGGCTGGCAGCTGGCCTCCTTGCACTCCTCCCAGGCTGCCGTCCCGGCGAGGCTGTCGATCCCAATGTCAGCCCGGCCGAAGGCTACCCTCGCCGGGCCGTTACTCTGATCTGCCCCTGGGCCGCCGGCGGCGGCACCGACCGTATCGCCCGATTTGTCGCCGAACAACTCCAGCGCCGCCTCGGCCGGCCCGTCGTGGTCGTGAACCGCATCGGCGGCAGCGGTGCCGCCGGCCATCAAGCGGGGGCCGACGCCGCTCCCGATGGCTACACCCTCACCATGGCCACCTTCGAGCTCAATACCATGCACTGGATGGGCATCTCGGAGTTGACCCACCGCGACTTCACCCCGCTCATTCAGCTCAACGGCGACGCCGCCGCCCTTATCGTCCGCCAGGATGCCCCCTGGACCTCGGTCACCCAATTGATCGATCACATCCGCCAGAACCCCCGCCAGCTCAGCATGTCCGGCACCTCCACCGGGGGAGCCTGGGACCTCGCCCGCGCCGGTTTCCTCATGGCTGCTGGATTGACCGTGGATTCTGTCGTCTGGGTTCCCACCCAGGGCTCAGCTCCCTCCCTCGTCGAACTCCTCGGCGGTCACGTCGATCTCGTCTGCTGCAGCGTCCCCGAAGCCGCCTCCCAGATCGAGGCCGGCCAGCTCCGCGTCCTCGCCGTCATGAGTCGCGAACGCCTCGCCGAATTCCCCGATCTCCCCACGGTCCTCGAAGCCGGCATCGACTGGGAGGCGATCGGCTGGCGCGGCATCGTCCTGCCCCGTGGCGTTCACCCCGACATCGTCGCGCTCCTCCAGTCCCACCTCCAGACCATCACGGAATCCCCCGAATTCGCCGAGTTCATGCGCCTCAACGGATTCGCCACCGCCCGCCGCGGGCCCCACGACTTCACCGCCTTCCTGGAGGCCCAGGACGCCCAGTGGCGGACCGTCATCGAGGCTGCCGGCTACGCACGACCATGA
- a CDS encoding menaquinone biosynthesis protein codes for MLPSTLFPTPPDSGTLPALAPDPGTLLRAGSVPYLNAAPLVRGIEHRLRLAPPSDLAVSLRLGELDAALLSVTEALLHPGYDILDGPCVASDGEVHSVFLAHRQPLDCIQTVFCHTASLTSVNLLRVLLAERGLRPALRPLPEPDRAPDHDAALLIGDPAIAFRHLHPDLPVWDLGLAWQQLTGLPFVYAVWVLRRDADTTSLRAELQSAALRGQRELDLIIESAPERDAAFRRRYLTRHTRHHLGAREKAGLARFADYLRRHQPHPVFPPHYVP; via the coding sequence ATGTTGCCGTCCACTCTCTTCCCGACACCGCCCGATTCCGGGACGCTCCCTGCCCTCGCCCCAGATCCGGGCACCTTGCTGCGCGCCGGATCCGTCCCCTACCTCAACGCCGCACCCCTCGTCCGCGGCATCGAACACCGCCTCCGTCTCGCACCCCCGTCCGACCTCGCCGTCTCCCTCCGCCTGGGCGAACTCGACGCCGCCCTGCTCAGCGTGACCGAGGCCCTTCTCCATCCCGGCTACGACATCCTCGACGGCCCCTGCGTCGCCTCCGACGGCGAAGTGCACAGCGTCTTCCTCGCCCACCGGCAACCCCTCGACTGCATTCAAACCGTCTTCTGCCACACCGCCTCCCTCACCAGCGTCAACCTCCTCCGCGTACTCCTCGCGGAACGTGGTCTGCGCCCCGCCCTGCGGCCTCTTCCCGAACCGGACCGCGCGCCGGACCACGACGCCGCCCTCCTCATCGGCGATCCGGCCATTGCCTTTCGCCACCTCCACCCGGATCTGCCCGTCTGGGACCTCGGCCTGGCCTGGCAGCAATTGACCGGCCTCCCCTTCGTGTACGCCGTCTGGGTTCTGCGCCGCGATGCCGACACCACCTCCCTCCGGGCAGAACTCCAATCCGCAGCGCTCCGCGGACAACGCGAACTCGATCTCATCATCGAATCCGCCCCCGAACGCGACGCCGCCTTTCGCCGCCGTTACCTCACCCGGCACACCCGGCACCACCTCGGCGCCCGCGAAAAAGCCGGCCTCGCCCGCTTCGCAGACTACCTCCGCCGCCACCAACCCCACCCCGTCTTCCCCCCCCACTACGTCCCCTAA
- a CDS encoding transposase, which translates to MARPLRCELEGGRQHVMARGNERRPIFVEDRDRQHFMELLAELPERFGVEVHAWVLMDNHYHLLLRTPEANLSRACQWLNVAYSVWFNRRHERIGHLFQGRFKSVLVDDGSWMEVARYVHLNPVRVAGLGLGKPDRARQRTVGSPDPGGDLVARRLEGLRSFRWSSYRAYAGLAEAPPWLTTGDVLGVGRGGLTVTEARRELRKYHEAPLRGGRLETVWDRVVGGALLGSEEFIVRMKERLKQVPGEVSGAGGFRDRIGWERIVEAVEAEHGERWEAFRDRHGDWARDVALYLGRRRGRMTLRELGERVGGLGVAATGQAVSRVTRSRERGGDLARRIEAIERQLSKSEM; encoded by the coding sequence ATGGCGAGGCCTTTGCGATGCGAGTTGGAGGGAGGGCGCCAGCATGTGATGGCGCGGGGGAACGAGCGGAGGCCCATCTTCGTGGAAGACCGGGACCGGCAGCACTTCATGGAGTTACTGGCGGAGCTTCCGGAGCGATTCGGGGTGGAGGTGCATGCCTGGGTGCTGATGGACAATCATTATCATCTGCTGTTGAGGACACCGGAGGCGAATCTGAGCCGGGCGTGCCAGTGGTTGAACGTGGCGTACAGCGTGTGGTTCAACCGGCGGCATGAACGGATCGGGCACCTTTTTCAGGGGCGGTTCAAATCTGTGCTGGTGGACGACGGGAGCTGGATGGAGGTGGCCCGGTATGTGCATTTGAATCCGGTGCGGGTGGCTGGATTGGGACTGGGCAAACCGGACCGTGCGCGACAGCGGACGGTGGGTTCGCCCGACCCCGGGGGAGACTTGGTGGCGCGACGCCTGGAGGGATTGCGGAGCTTCCGGTGGAGTTCGTACCGGGCGTATGCGGGATTGGCGGAGGCGCCCCCGTGGCTGACGACCGGCGATGTGCTGGGAGTCGGGCGGGGCGGTCTGACCGTGACCGAGGCCAGACGGGAGTTGCGAAAGTACCATGAGGCGCCCCTGCGGGGAGGCCGCTTGGAGACGGTGTGGGACCGGGTGGTGGGGGGGGCGCTGCTAGGGTCGGAGGAGTTCATTGTCCGGATGAAGGAGCGGCTCAAGCAGGTGCCGGGGGAGGTTTCCGGGGCTGGCGGGTTTCGGGATCGGATTGGGTGGGAGCGGATCGTTGAGGCGGTGGAGGCGGAGCACGGCGAGCGGTGGGAGGCATTTCGGGATCGACACGGGGACTGGGCCCGGGATGTGGCGCTGTACCTGGGGCGTCGGAGAGGGCGGATGACCTTGCGGGAGCTGGGCGAGCGAGTGGGCGGACTTGGCGTGGCGGCGACCGGGCAGGCGGTGAGTCGGGTGACCAGGAGCCGGGAACGGGGTGGGGATCTGGCTCGACGCATCGAGGCGATCGAACGGCAATTGTCAAAATCAGAGATGTGA
- a CDS encoding tripartite tricarboxylate transporter TctB family protein, whose product MIPDPDSPPPPDRPSLALGTALVAFGAMAAFLAARIPYRPLGDTSDPGPRAFPLLLGLFLAAGGLRELIELREAQRAAAARGEPNPFLPNPRSLFPPRATLSVGLAAILYVPAIAWLGFIPSTILLVLGLMKGLGATWRWAVGTAITLVAVIHLLFATLFRVQLPTGLLGFPW is encoded by the coding sequence ATGATCCCCGACCCCGATTCCCCGCCCCCTCCAGACCGTCCCAGCCTCGCCCTCGGCACCGCCTTGGTGGCCTTTGGCGCCATGGCCGCCTTCCTCGCCGCCCGTATCCCCTATCGGCCCCTCGGCGACACTTCCGACCCTGGACCCCGCGCCTTTCCGCTCCTCCTGGGACTCTTCCTTGCGGCCGGCGGCCTCCGGGAACTCATCGAACTTCGCGAAGCCCAGCGCGCCGCCGCAGCCCGTGGCGAACCCAACCCGTTCCTCCCCAATCCCCGATCCCTCTTTCCGCCCCGTGCCACCCTTTCCGTCGGACTGGCCGCCATCCTCTATGTCCCCGCCATCGCCTGGCTCGGCTTCATCCCGAGCACCATTCTGCTGGTCCTGGGCCTCATGAAAGGCCTCGGTGCCACCTGGCGCTGGGCCGTCGGCACCGCCATCACCCTCGTTGCCGTGATCCATCTCCTCTTCGCCACCCTCTTCCGCGTTCAACTCCCCACCGGTCTGCTCGGATTCCCATGGTAA